A DNA window from Carassius gibelio isolate Cgi1373 ecotype wild population from Czech Republic chromosome A6, carGib1.2-hapl.c, whole genome shotgun sequence contains the following coding sequences:
- the LOC128015097 gene encoding uncharacterized protein LOC128015097, whose amino-acid sequence ALQHQAHTQSRLDKLLLETQDQHEKENATDPELQKEVERLQNALENLRLDTDQREHLERETRERLEAKLRQGDALLERAEIELKERDAKVKAYENHLEMARAEIHDLTQRKDSLIDELDMVHRELKHSYSLQREQKEETHSTEFPLASEPQRVSQELRAGKGGESLLFKMSPQGFASTNPCQQWGKENPSRKSGSPATDT is encoded by the coding sequence gccctacagcatcaggcccacacccagagtcgtctagataagctacttctcgagacccaagaccagcacgagaaagagaacgctacagatccagaactacagaaagaagtggaaagacttcaaaatgccctggagaatcttcgtctggacacagaccaaagagaacatttggagagagaaacccgagagagactcgaggcaaagctccgacaaggtgacgctctccttgaaagggctgaaatcgaactgaaagaaagagatgctaaagtgaaggcctatgaaaatcacctggaaatggcccgagctgaaatccacgaccttacacagcgtaaagactctctaatagatgaacttgacatggttcacagagaactgaaacattcttatagcctgcaacgtgaacagaaagaggaaacacactccacagagtttcccctggccagtgaaccccagcgtgtcagccaagaacttcgagctggaaaagggggtgaaagcctgcttttcaaaatgtcacCACAGGGGTTCGCCTCCACGAACCCCTGTCAGCAGTGGGGGAAGGAAAACCCTTCCAGAAAGTCCGGGTCACCAGCCACGGACACATAA
- the LOC128015098 gene encoding uncharacterized protein LOC128015098, with product TPKELDKLARNIPTFNPDPAGGHDIHAYLQDIDFHLQTVTNVTTWDKLYLLRITSSREVRSFLDRQPETVKMDYQQLRKALVREFSDPESDQGLVTAMDLKQGRLETPPNFYNRLRRAYFGARNEPGMEEDVNFRTLFLRNLHPTVSHHLGVLACPRSMSTQQLRDLAHKAYTKQKTVSEKTVKHPTICSVSESHSELTLEGAQQHPSYTPINRESRPFQASRGQRGRGGGARPKHQNDRSGISWDRPRPSHNQKGGATWEAGRRPRTSQPPASRTPSPGRREGEHSRRDTWKLKAEPTSKKESAATSEAAELLRILREFLQQKPHKEDKKDKPDTA from the coding sequence ACTCCAAAAGAACTGGACAAGCTAGCTAGAAACATCCCTACGTTcaacccagatcctgcaggaggccacgacattcacgcttatttacaagatatagactttcacttgcaaactgtcaccaacgtaaccacttgggacaaattgtacctgctcagaattacgtccagtcgtgaggtacgcagtttcttagaccgtcaaccagagactgtcaaaatggactaccagcaactgcgaaaagctttggtgcgtgaattctctgatccagaatcagaccaagggctagtaaccgcaatggacctcaagcaaggtcgacttgaaaccccaccaaatttctacaaccgactgcgacgtgcctacttcggagcaaggaatgaaccaggcatggaggaagacgtcaacttccgaactttgtttctgcgaaacctccatcctactgtcagccaccatttgggagtgttagcgtgcccgcgtagcatgtcaacgcaacaattacgtgatttagcacataaggcgtacaccaaacaaaagactgtgtcagaaaagactgtaaagcacccaactatttgctctgtctctgagtcccattcagagttgaccctagagggcgcccaacagcaccccagttatacacccatcaaccgagagtcaagaccgttccaagccagcagagggcagcgcggtcgcggtggtggtgcccgtccgaagcaccagaacgaccgctCTGGAATATCCTGGGACCGGCCTCGCCCCTCCCATAACCAAAAGGGGGGGGCCACCTGGGAAGCCGGCCGGCGACCCAGAACTAGCCAACCTCCAGCCTCCAGAACACCAAGCCCAGGGAGGCGGGAGGGCGAACACTCTCGACGTGATACTTGGAAACTCAAGGCTGAGCCCACATCTAAAAAGGAAAGTGCAGCCACATCCGAAGCTGCAGAACttctgagaatactgagagagttccttcaacagaaacctcacaaggaggacaagaaggataaaccagacaccgcatga